In Paenibacillus sp. FSL M7-0420, a single genomic region encodes these proteins:
- a CDS encoding S8 family peptidase, producing the protein MKSVPSWVRRHAAKLNRPLKHKIRRAYSTAASTTAIPVIIQFRQPLTPAGLRELRKHLGRHVLPVKHHLRLHQAVASQVSLKCLEHVCRWNGVHKVYLDGIKKATLNIATPSIGATAVRRSRGLTGKGINIAVLDTGVYPHPDLTRPVNRILAFKDYINHRKCPYDDNGHGTHITGDAAGNGWSSRGKYRGPAPEAGIVGIKVLDKYGDGYDSTIIKAIEYCITRRKKLKLRILSMSFGGPVAPHVKDDLLVQAVEKAVKAGLTVVIAAGNAGPRRRTVESPGISPSAITVGAVNDRRTLTQKDDRIAVYSSRGPAPGGKLKPDLVAPGDSVISLRAPGSRLVRELPRNKVGKRYFKLSGTSISTPIVSGAAAQLLQLAPGLTPRQVKLLLKRNAFPLRLKPNTGGSGEIDVRFLKRRCSPKKPRTK; encoded by the coding sequence ATGAAAAGTGTACCATCATGGGTCAGGCGTCACGCCGCCAAGCTCAACCGGCCCCTAAAGCATAAGATCCGCAGAGCCTATTCCACTGCTGCCTCAACTACTGCTATACCGGTGATCATACAGTTCAGACAACCGCTTACTCCGGCAGGGCTCCGTGAACTGAGGAAGCATCTGGGACGGCATGTCCTCCCGGTCAAGCATCATCTGCGGCTGCACCAGGCCGTAGCTTCACAGGTATCCCTGAAATGTCTGGAGCATGTATGCCGCTGGAACGGGGTCCATAAAGTCTACCTGGATGGCATCAAGAAGGCTACACTCAACATCGCGACTCCATCCATAGGAGCTACAGCGGTTAGACGCTCAAGAGGACTTACCGGCAAAGGCATCAACATCGCTGTGCTCGATACCGGAGTCTACCCGCATCCCGATCTGACCCGGCCGGTGAACCGCATCCTGGCGTTCAAGGATTATATCAATCACCGGAAATGCCCGTATGACGACAACGGACACGGGACACATATCACCGGGGATGCCGCCGGTAACGGCTGGTCCAGCCGGGGCAAGTACCGGGGACCCGCGCCGGAAGCGGGTATTGTCGGAATCAAGGTGCTGGATAAGTATGGGGACGGCTATGACTCCACCATCATCAAGGCGATTGAATACTGCATCACCCGCCGCAAAAAGCTGAAGCTGCGCATCCTCTCCATGTCCTTCGGCGGACCGGTGGCTCCGCATGTCAAGGATGATCTTCTCGTCCAGGCCGTGGAAAAAGCCGTCAAAGCCGGCCTCACCGTAGTCATCGCCGCCGGCAATGCCGGCCCTCGGCGCAGGACCGTAGAGTCCCCCGGGATCAGCCCCTCCGCGATCACCGTCGGAGCCGTCAATGACCGCCGGACGCTGACGCAGAAGGATGACCGGATCGCCGTCTATTCCAGCCGGGGACCCGCTCCCGGCGGCAAGTTGAAGCCGGATCTGGTCGCCCCCGGCGATTCCGTGATCTCGCTGCGCGCCCCCGGCTCCCGGCTGGTCCGTGAATTGCCGCGCAATAAGGTCGGCAAGCGGTATTTCAAGCTGTCCGGCACCAGCATCTCCACGCCCATCGTGTCCGGTGCCGCCGCGCAGCTGCTCCAGCTTGCGCCTGGTCTCACGCCGCGCCAGGTGAAGCTCTTGCTGAAGCGTAACGCCTTCCCTCTCCGCCTGAAGCCGAATACCGGCGGCAGCGGGGAGATCGACGTACGGTTCCTGAAGCGCCGCTGCTCCCCCAAGAAACCCCGAACAAAATAA
- a CDS encoding NAD(P)/FAD-dependent oxidoreductase: MSLEALNERVNTDLSYLAYGGADWVRPVEHVEGHVYDVVIVGGGQSGLGAAFGLLRERISNLLIIDENRDGLEGPWESYARMVTLRTPKHLTSIDLGIPSLTFRSWWEAQHGAGAWSEVDKIPRGQWMEYLRWYRQILKLPVRNEVQLMLVEPGDDGIYRLQVTGAGAPAGTLLARKVVLATGIQGGGQWHVPPMIADHLPERLYAHTSRQIDFAALRGKRVGILGGGASAFDNANYALQEGAAEAQVFVRRTQLPGVNPIRQMEGSGMIERFHTLADADKYTVISHFFQYNQPPTGDTFRRAAAWPGFRLHLGSPWLKVEAAGEQAVVTTPAGEFSFDYLIISTGLLSDPALRPELRQVEPHIARWSDRYTAPAGAANPLLDAHPYLSPGFALQSRDEAGRKLLHGLFVFNYSALASCGLSASAISGLRNAIPRLVSGVADQLFLDDREQILQAYYDYDEIEFTGQ; the protein is encoded by the coding sequence ATGAGCCTGGAAGCCTTGAATGAACGTGTGAATACGGATCTCTCTTACCTCGCCTATGGCGGCGCGGACTGGGTCCGCCCTGTGGAGCATGTGGAAGGCCATGTCTATGATGTCGTCATTGTGGGCGGAGGCCAGAGCGGGCTCGGTGCGGCTTTTGGCCTGCTGCGCGAACGGATCTCGAATCTGCTGATCATCGATGAGAATCGTGACGGGCTGGAGGGGCCGTGGGAATCCTATGCCCGGATGGTGACGCTGCGCACACCCAAGCATCTGACCTCGATTGATCTTGGAATTCCATCGCTGACCTTCCGCTCCTGGTGGGAGGCTCAGCATGGGGCGGGGGCCTGGAGTGAGGTAGATAAAATCCCGCGCGGGCAGTGGATGGAGTATCTGCGCTGGTACCGGCAGATTCTGAAGCTGCCGGTACGTAACGAGGTGCAGCTAATGCTGGTTGAACCTGGTGACGATGGAATCTACCGTCTGCAGGTTACAGGAGCGGGTGCGCCGGCCGGAACACTGCTGGCCCGTAAGGTGGTGCTGGCTACCGGTATTCAAGGCGGAGGGCAGTGGCATGTTCCGCCAATGATTGCAGATCATCTGCCGGAGCGCCTGTATGCCCATACTTCCCGGCAGATTGACTTCGCTGCCCTTCGCGGCAAGCGGGTGGGGATTCTAGGCGGCGGGGCGTCTGCCTTCGACAATGCCAATTACGCGCTTCAGGAGGGCGCGGCTGAGGCCCAGGTCTTCGTCCGCCGGACGCAGCTGCCGGGGGTGAATCCGATCCGCCAGATGGAGGGCTCGGGAATGATTGAGCGGTTCCATACCCTGGCGGATGCGGACAAATATACAGTCATCTCGCATTTCTTCCAGTATAATCAGCCGCCGACGGGCGATACCTTCCGCCGGGCAGCGGCATGGCCCGGCTTCCGGCTGCATCTCGGCTCGCCGTGGCTGAAGGTGGAGGCTGCGGGGGAGCAGGCGGTGGTGACTACACCTGCCGGTGAGTTCAGCTTCGACTATCTGATCATCAGCACGGGCCTGCTCAGCGATCCTGCCCTGCGGCCGGAGCTGCGGCAGGTGGAGCCTCATATTGCCCGCTGGAGCGACCGGTACACAGCGCCTGCGGGAGCGGCGAATCCGCTGCTGGATGCACACCCTTACCTTAGTCCAGGCTTTGCCCTTCAGAGCCGGGATGAAGCAGGCCGCAAGCTGCTGCATGGCTTATTCGTGTTCAACTATTCCGCGCTGGCCAGCTGCGGGTTATCGGCATCGGCCATCTCGGGACTGCGCAATGCGATTCCGAGACTGGTCAGCGGCGTGGCAGACCAACTGTTCCTGGATGACCGGGAGCAGATCCTGCAGGCTTATTATGATTACGATGAGATTGAATTTACAGGCCAGTAA
- a CDS encoding low temperature requirement protein A, with protein MIIKKVTWLELFYDLLFVAAVPKASHVLLHVEHETLSFETQGKFILIFIPIWWAWVGQTLFVNRYGQDTVMHRIFLIIQLFFVLIMTASLSVDFDANYLPFLIGYLGLRIMTAVQYHYSHSRESGHLRSTARYLGSRFWIGLTISACSLFFDSWLRYAVLYAGIILDIILPLTGRRILVKTPANTHHLLERFSLFALILLGESVVSILAVLQSSSWTGQSVGFAALTFVLIIAIWWQYYDNLEKKVDMHIQTAGQTIIYGHLFIYLSLCMLAASIQLLFLDQLHYGPMLNLLFGSALLYFASTALVFQVYRHKQHRLGMKPLAGLTAILACFYVLDLLVHVPNVLIMGELALFFALYARITA; from the coding sequence ATGATCATCAAAAAGGTAACCTGGCTGGAGCTCTTCTACGATCTGCTGTTTGTCGCTGCGGTCCCCAAAGCCAGCCATGTGCTGCTGCATGTAGAACACGAGACCCTGTCCTTTGAGACACAGGGCAAATTCATACTGATCTTCATTCCGATCTGGTGGGCCTGGGTCGGCCAGACGCTCTTCGTTAACCGCTATGGTCAGGATACGGTGATGCACCGGATTTTTCTGATTATCCAGTTGTTCTTCGTATTGATTATGACAGCCAGCCTGTCGGTAGATTTCGATGCCAACTATCTGCCGTTTCTGATTGGCTACCTCGGACTCCGGATCATGACTGCGGTCCAGTATCATTACAGCCATTCCAGAGAAAGCGGACATCTGCGGAGCACCGCCCGTTATCTGGGATCACGCTTCTGGATTGGACTTACGATTTCGGCCTGCTCCCTGTTCTTCGATTCTTGGCTGCGGTATGCGGTACTGTACGCCGGGATTATACTAGACATTATTCTCCCGCTGACGGGACGGAGGATTCTGGTGAAGACGCCCGCCAATACCCATCATCTGCTGGAGCGCTTCTCCCTGTTCGCCTTGATCCTGCTCGGCGAATCCGTGGTCAGCATTCTCGCCGTACTGCAATCCAGCAGCTGGACCGGACAATCTGTCGGCTTCGCTGCGCTCACCTTTGTACTGATCATCGCCATATGGTGGCAGTATTATGACAACCTGGAGAAGAAGGTCGATATGCACATCCAGACTGCCGGACAGACGATTATCTACGGGCATCTGTTCATCTATCTGTCGCTATGTATGCTTGCTGCGTCCATCCAGCTGCTTTTCCTGGATCAGCTACATTATGGACCGATGCTGAACCTGTTGTTCGGCTCCGCACTGCTCTACTTCGCTTCCACGGCACTGGTCTTCCAGGTCTACAGGCATAAGCAGCATCGGCTGGGAATGAAGCCGCTGGCAGGGCTGACCGCCATTCTGGCCTGCTTCTATGTGCTGGATCTTCTAGTCCATGTACCGAATGTCCTGATTATGGGCGAGCTGGCGCTGTTCTTCGCGTTGTACGCCAGGATTACTGCCTGA
- a CDS encoding UbiD family decarboxylase codes for MSYRNMEECIIDLEKHGHLIRIHEEVDPHLEMAAIHMKVYEAGGPALLFEKVRGSKYRAVSNLFGTIERSKFIFRDTWESSQAVIALRSNPMKALKQPLRYIGTGLAARKALPIKKGSGVPAGFEEIRISDLPQIKHWQGDGGAFVTLPQVYSEDPDKPGIMNSNLGMYRIQLSGNEYELNKEVGVHYQIHRGIGIHQAHANRRGEPLKVSCFIGGPPAHTLSAVMPLPEGLSEMTFAGLLSGRHFRYSYVDGFCVSSDADFVITGEIHPGETKPEGPFGDHLGYYSLTHPFPVMRVHKVYAKKGAIFPFTVVGRPPQEDTAFGELIHELTGGAIRSEIPGVKEVHAIDAAGVHPLLFAIGSERYTPYQQLKQPAELLTISNRILGTGQLSLAKYLFITAEEDKPVSTHDIAGFLTYILERINLRRDIHFQTNTTIDTLDYSGTGINSGSKVVFAAVGEQKRSLCTEVPEVLQRVEQGWGPAAMIMPGIAAMQGKPFRDYASAAEEISGLSAAIAAQGALDSCPMIILCDDSSFMSDSLNNFLWATFTRSNPSHDIHGVNSTVEYKHWACDNVIIDARVKPHQAPPLIPDPEVQRRIERVFSEGASLGGLQSRKG; via the coding sequence ATGTCATATCGCAATATGGAAGAATGTATTATTGACCTGGAGAAGCACGGGCATTTAATTCGCATACATGAAGAGGTAGACCCGCATCTGGAGATGGCGGCGATACATATGAAGGTCTATGAGGCGGGCGGTCCCGCTCTGCTGTTCGAGAAGGTCCGGGGCTCGAAGTACCGTGCCGTCTCGAATCTGTTCGGAACGATTGAGCGAAGCAAGTTCATCTTCCGCGACACGTGGGAATCGTCACAGGCGGTCATCGCCCTGCGCAGCAATCCCATGAAGGCGCTCAAGCAGCCTTTGCGGTATATCGGGACAGGCCTTGCCGCCCGTAAAGCGCTGCCGATCAAGAAGGGCAGCGGTGTACCGGCCGGGTTCGAGGAGATTAGGATCTCCGATCTTCCGCAGATTAAGCACTGGCAGGGCGACGGAGGGGCGTTCGTCACGCTTCCGCAGGTGTATTCCGAGGACCCCGATAAGCCGGGTATCATGAACTCCAATCTGGGGATGTACCGTATTCAGCTTAGCGGCAACGAATATGAGCTGAATAAGGAAGTAGGCGTCCATTACCAGATTCACCGCGGGATCGGCATTCATCAGGCCCACGCGAACCGGCGCGGCGAGCCGCTGAAGGTTAGCTGCTTCATCGGCGGCCCGCCTGCGCATACGCTCTCGGCGGTGATGCCGCTGCCGGAGGGCTTAAGTGAAATGACCTTTGCTGGGCTGCTCTCGGGGCGTCATTTCCGCTACAGCTATGTAGACGGCTTCTGCGTCAGCAGCGATGCCGACTTCGTCATTACCGGAGAGATTCATCCCGGGGAGACGAAGCCGGAGGGGCCGTTCGGCGATCATCTGGGCTATTATAGCCTGACTCACCCGTTTCCGGTGATGAGAGTACACAAGGTTTACGCCAAAAAAGGGGCCATCTTCCCCTTCACGGTGGTCGGCCGTCCGCCGCAGGAGGACACTGCCTTCGGAGAGCTCATCCATGAGCTGACCGGCGGGGCGATCCGCTCGGAGATTCCCGGCGTGAAGGAGGTACATGCGATAGATGCTGCGGGAGTGCACCCGCTGCTGTTCGCGATCGGCAGTGAGCGGTATACCCCGTATCAGCAGCTGAAGCAGCCTGCAGAGCTGCTGACGATCAGCAACCGGATTCTCGGAACCGGACAGCTCAGTCTGGCGAAATACCTGTTCATCACGGCAGAAGAGGACAAGCCGGTCAGCACGCATGATATCGCCGGATTCCTGACCTACATTCTGGAGCGGATCAATCTGCGCCGCGATATTCACTTCCAGACGAATACAACGATTGATACGCTGGATTATTCCGGTACGGGGATCAACAGCGGAAGCAAGGTGGTCTTCGCAGCCGTAGGAGAGCAGAAGCGGAGCTTGTGCACGGAGGTACCTGAGGTTCTTCAGCGGGTGGAGCAGGGCTGGGGTCCGGCGGCCATGATTATGCCGGGGATTGCCGCCATGCAGGGGAAGCCGTTCCGGGATTACGCCTCGGCGGCAGAGGAGATCTCCGGCCTGAGCGCTGCTATTGCAGCGCAGGGGGCGCTTGATTCCTGCCCGATGATTATTCTGTGCGATGACAGCAGCTTCATGTCGGATTCGCTGAACAACTTCCTGTGGGCGACCTTCACCCGCAGCAATCCTTCCCATGACATCCATGGGGTGAACAGCACGGTGGAGTATAAGCACTGGGCCTGTGATAATGTGATCATCGATGCCCGGGTGAAGCCGCATCAAGCGCCGCCGTTAATTCCTGACCCCGAGGTGCAGCGGAGGATTGAGCGGGTATTTAGTGAAGGAGCAAGCTTGGGTGGACTGCAGAGCCGTAAGGGGTGA
- a CDS encoding copper amine oxidase N-terminal domain-containing protein produces the protein MKINRRLLLLPALALALAGGAEAVPASAKPAPKVQLQLTYSNGSGISGMAGGTAQIKNGVSYMPANLVTIMGLEGKWSNADKTATFSGWNKSFSMKLGQSTGVLDGKKVSLGGTPYMADKQLYVPVKFVVAALEGGPVRWDAATNTIRANGLHMYRGYSEVFDGGVYSLSLDSGELYLTTKQNTRHKLAVLGRGLDVVDFTFERTPAGLTLLQVVNSYGEPHVHAGYYTYLVKNNSVIRQGHTNIHTSFGTAPVWADGKLIFNDGRTLRLIEDGTGAVSETVNLPKLLGTTVAQDVYYNVEAVYPDVLLVRPTDTAFLTLVDRATGEQTLLYKQLLSAERQREVEQPDFMFPGDYIYFTGRTDNVFTFKLHRMDGSQDIIKTYTWPGSQN, from the coding sequence ATGAAGATCAACCGGAGGTTATTACTCCTCCCCGCACTTGCACTGGCTCTGGCCGGAGGGGCTGAAGCCGTTCCGGCTTCGGCCAAGCCCGCCCCGAAGGTACAACTTCAATTAACCTACAGCAACGGAAGCGGGATATCAGGCATGGCCGGAGGCACCGCACAGATCAAGAACGGAGTCTCTTATATGCCGGCTAACCTGGTCACAATCATGGGTCTTGAGGGCAAGTGGAGTAATGCAGACAAAACCGCTACCTTCAGCGGGTGGAACAAAAGCTTCAGCATGAAGCTTGGTCAATCCACCGGCGTACTGGACGGGAAGAAGGTCTCCCTTGGAGGCACACCTTATATGGCGGATAAGCAACTGTATGTACCCGTCAAGTTTGTGGTAGCGGCTCTTGAAGGCGGGCCCGTAAGATGGGATGCCGCCACGAATACGATACGGGCCAATGGTCTGCATATGTACCGCGGTTATTCGGAAGTGTTCGACGGCGGAGTGTACTCCCTGTCGCTGGACAGCGGCGAGCTGTATTTGACCACGAAGCAGAACACCAGACATAAGCTGGCTGTTCTCGGCAGAGGGCTGGATGTAGTGGATTTCACCTTCGAGCGCACACCTGCCGGTCTGACTCTGCTTCAAGTCGTGAATTCGTATGGCGAGCCCCATGTACATGCAGGGTATTACACCTATCTAGTGAAGAACAACAGTGTGATCCGCCAGGGGCATACGAATATCCATACCTCCTTCGGCACAGCCCCGGTCTGGGCTGACGGCAAGCTGATTTTCAACGACGGCCGCACACTAAGGCTCATTGAGGATGGAACCGGAGCGGTCAGCGAGACCGTAAATCTACCGAAACTGCTGGGCACCACCGTTGCCCAGGATGTCTACTACAACGTCGAAGCCGTCTACCCGGATGTTCTGCTGGTCCGCCCTACAGACACCGCCTTCCTGACCCTAGTTGACCGTGCTACCGGTGAGCAGACTTTGTTATACAAGCAGCTACTCAGTGCAGAGCGCCAGCGCGAGGTAGAGCAGCCCGATTTCATGTTCCCGGGAGACTATATCTACTTCACCGGACGTACTGACAATGTCTTCACCTTCAAGCTTCACAGAATGGACGGCAGCCAGGATATCATCAAGACCTACACATGGCCCGGCAGTCAGAACTGA
- a CDS encoding transcriptional regulator, with amino-acid sequence MKPLTTIRSHLEAYLYSQQLSINQFSILSGVNSGTLSRILSGQQPIAMNHLKLITRGMSLPEDHFYSMYVDECFLYSAPTWRRLRPFILNSAELGRLDCIELVVKNLLDNLTYAPMLFEVAEDLFQEHHWQAAAVLYKNISASEKYQHSERLALCQYRLFRITLGDSQTLNLQAALLFECYIERLEVPDQLDGLKALMHVYYSLHKWDKVDALAQEMHRLAMLSYHHLHRSQRRDRQDKSPEKPVFFYALYSHLMRASVCEEFRDYESALKYVALYMDRSWIREKGEDTRRILDQFQEWGTANTLLYRMMSGDHGALPEYVAYIAPQASEIFVALYHIMISANRFSWNVDEVLEQFPSYIPYRTNLKDFGELHNQQILADQYSTFLAELANYYLRNHRPEGMGFLLQSLESSAKIKSDSIIIKCVNLFEQFRHQATEEQTEQYRLLIGEVQESNDKKNDYASSVM; translated from the coding sequence TTGAAGCCTCTCACAACGATTCGCAGTCATCTTGAGGCTTATCTCTATTCCCAGCAGTTGTCCATCAACCAGTTCTCCATTCTGTCCGGCGTTAATTCCGGCACCTTAAGCCGTATCCTTAGCGGCCAGCAGCCGATTGCCATGAACCACCTGAAATTGATTACCCGGGGCATGTCATTGCCGGAGGATCATTTCTATAGCATGTATGTCGATGAGTGCTTCTTATATTCGGCACCAACCTGGCGGCGGCTGCGCCCCTTCATCCTGAATTCAGCGGAGCTGGGGCGGCTGGACTGTATTGAGCTTGTAGTCAAAAATCTGCTGGACAACCTAACCTACGCTCCGATGCTTTTTGAAGTGGCCGAGGACCTGTTCCAGGAGCATCACTGGCAAGCGGCGGCCGTGCTCTACAAGAATATCAGCGCAAGCGAGAAGTATCAGCATTCCGAGCGGCTGGCCCTCTGCCAGTACCGTTTGTTCCGCATTACCCTCGGAGACAGCCAGACACTCAACCTCCAGGCTGCTCTTTTGTTCGAATGTTATATTGAACGGCTTGAGGTGCCGGATCAGCTCGATGGACTGAAAGCTCTGATGCATGTCTATTACTCGCTGCACAAGTGGGACAAGGTGGATGCCCTGGCCCAGGAGATGCACCGCCTTGCCATGCTCAGCTACCACCATCTGCACCGATCGCAGCGCAGGGACCGCCAGGATAAAAGCCCGGAGAAGCCGGTATTCTTCTATGCGCTGTATTCGCATCTGATGCGGGCAAGCGTGTGCGAAGAATTCCGGGACTATGAATCGGCGCTGAAATACGTAGCTCTATATATGGATAGGAGCTGGATACGTGAAAAAGGGGAAGACACCCGGCGCATCCTGGACCAATTCCAGGAGTGGGGCACGGCCAACACCCTTCTCTACCGGATGATGTCCGGTGATCATGGAGCGCTGCCTGAATATGTGGCCTATATTGCTCCGCAAGCCAGTGAGATTTTCGTTGCCCTGTACCATATTATGATCTCAGCCAACCGCTTCTCCTGGAATGTCGATGAGGTGCTTGAACAGTTCCCTTCCTATATCCCTTACCGGACCAACCTGAAGGACTTCGGGGAGCTTCACAACCAGCAGATCCTGGCCGACCAGTACTCTACCTTTCTCGCGGAATTAGCCAACTATTATTTACGCAATCACCGCCCCGAAGGAATGGGCTTCCTGCTCCAAAGTCTGGAATCTTCTGCTAAAATAAAGAGTGATAGCATAATCATTAAATGTGTGAATCTGTTTGAACAATTCCGGCATCAAGCCACTGAGGAACAGACAGAGCAATACAGACTTCTGATTGGAGAGGTGCAAGAATCCAATGATAAGAAAAATGATTATGCTTCTAGTGTCATGTAG
- a CDS encoding glycosyltransferase family 4 protein gives MRLALFTDTFLPQTNGVARTLGRLTGHLHRRGIDHLLFTPKSAPESSYPDPVRPVASIPFFLYPECRLALPGMSSIQSELTAFAPDLLHLATPFNIGLTGLRYARKQQIPHVASYHTHFDRYLEYYKMRRILPLYWKYMKWYHRSCDAVLAPSRETLTSLRMEGFTRLRLWSRGVDCTLYSPERRSEETRERYGKGAALMMLYVGRIAPEKDLTTLLQATQLLPESVRSQVQLVITGDGPLLPELKSQAQENVTFTGARHGEELAELYASADLFVFPSCTETFGNVVLEAMASGLPVIAADAGGTRELIAPSVTGMLFEPRSPAAMAEQICTAAARPLLLSAMGREGRRQALQRSWEQIFDRLIKDYEEVIEHRRIKNEAGIYTA, from the coding sequence ATGCGTCTGGCTCTATTCACGGATACCTTTCTTCCGCAGACCAATGGGGTTGCCCGTACACTCGGCCGGCTGACCGGCCACCTGCACCGCCGGGGAATCGATCATCTGCTGTTCACGCCAAAATCCGCCCCGGAGAGCAGCTACCCCGATCCTGTCAGACCCGTGGCCAGCATCCCCTTTTTCCTGTATCCCGAGTGCAGGCTGGCCCTGCCCGGCATGTCCTCCATACAGAGTGAACTGACTGCGTTCGCCCCTGACCTGCTCCATCTCGCCACCCCTTTCAATATCGGCTTAACCGGCCTCCGGTATGCCCGCAAGCAGCAAATCCCCCATGTCGCCTCCTATCACACCCACTTCGACCGTTACCTCGAATATTACAAAATGAGAAGAATCCTCCCGCTCTACTGGAAATACATGAAGTGGTATCACCGTTCCTGCGATGCCGTCCTGGCCCCTTCCCGCGAGACCCTAACCAGCTTGCGCATGGAGGGCTTCACCCGGCTGCGTCTGTGGTCCAGAGGCGTGGACTGTACCCTCTACTCGCCGGAGAGAAGAAGCGAAGAGACCAGGGAACGTTACGGCAAGGGAGCAGCGCTGATGATGCTCTATGTCGGACGGATTGCCCCGGAAAAAGATCTCACCACCCTCCTTCAGGCTACGCAGCTCCTGCCGGAGTCCGTGCGTTCGCAGGTTCAGCTGGTGATTACCGGCGATGGCCCGCTGCTGCCTGAGCTTAAATCGCAGGCACAGGAGAATGTCACCTTCACCGGTGCCAGACACGGCGAAGAGCTGGCAGAGCTGTACGCCTCCGCCGATCTGTTCGTCTTCCCCTCCTGCACGGAGACCTTCGGCAACGTCGTGCTTGAAGCCATGGCGTCGGGGCTTCCCGTGATCGCCGCAGATGCAGGCGGAACGCGGGAGCTGATCGCACCCAGTGTCACCGGCATGCTGTTCGAGCCGCGCAGCCCGGCAGCCATGGCAGAGCAGATCTGCACCGCCGCCGCCAGGCCCCTGCTGTTGAGCGCAATGGGCCGCGAAGGGCGGCGCCAAGCCCTCCAACGCTCCTGGGAGCAGATTTTTGACAGACTGATTAAAGATTATGAAGAAGTCATCGAGCACCGCAGGATCAAGAATGAAGCAGGGATTTATACCGCCTGA
- a CDS encoding zinc dependent phospholipase C family protein, whose protein sequence is MPNIWMHIEYGRQLAGEFSNRLPFLQQLEQQQPLYHLGCQGPDILLYHSFLPWSKDAGALHLGDLMHTRSCGPVLMDFWESARNLSGAEGEQALLYFLGFLTHHLLDRNLHPYINWKAGYQYRDHQRFEIDLDTLFMNRRRKLNTWENPAWSLIDAGSRLPGPVHRILHTTALKHYPEAMSRLPEEIWQTSYRDMVLAQRCLYDPKGWKKAITWGRTRLLFSRKLTAREEQLDYLNERHSEWRHPALYSEVRTESVWELWEAALAEGRTVLGALADWLECKEPAAVRRKQEQFAQVLGNRSYDTGKDCSMNLQNQYAEPIWTSLPGS, encoded by the coding sequence ATGCCTAATATCTGGATGCATATCGAGTACGGGCGGCAGCTGGCCGGAGAATTCAGTAATCGGCTTCCGTTTCTTCAGCAGCTGGAGCAGCAGCAGCCTCTCTATCATCTTGGCTGTCAGGGCCCGGATATTCTGCTGTATCACAGCTTTCTCCCCTGGAGCAAGGATGCCGGGGCGCTACATCTCGGGGATCTGATGCATACGCGAAGCTGCGGGCCTGTTCTTATGGACTTCTGGGAGTCTGCGCGGAACCTTAGCGGGGCTGAAGGGGAGCAGGCCCTGCTCTACTTCCTCGGCTTCCTCACCCATCATCTGCTGGACCGCAATCTCCATCCCTATATTAACTGGAAGGCGGGCTATCAATACCGCGATCATCAGCGGTTCGAGATTGATCTGGACACGTTGTTCATGAACCGGCGGCGGAAGCTCAACACGTGGGAGAACCCGGCCTGGTCTCTGATTGACGCCGGCTCCCGCCTGCCCGGTCCGGTTCACCGCATCCTTCACACTACGGCCCTTAAGCATTACCCGGAGGCGATGTCCCGGTTGCCTGAAGAGATCTGGCAGACCTCTTACCGCGATATGGTGCTGGCCCAGCGCTGCCTGTATGACCCGAAGGGCTGGAAGAAGGCCATCACCTGGGGACGGACCCGCCTGCTGTTCTCCCGCAAGCTTACCGCGCGTGAGGAGCAGCTGGATTATCTAAATGAGCGGCACTCCGAATGGCGGCATCCCGCACTCTATTCCGAGGTCCGCACAGAATCGGTGTGGGAGCTATGGGAGGCGGCTCTTGCGGAAGGCCGGACGGTGCTCGGAGCGCTTGCCGATTGGCTGGAGTGCAAGGAACCCGCTGCAGTAAGGCGCAAGCAGGAGCAATTCGCACAGGTGCTGGGCAACCGCTCCTACGATACCGGCAAGGATTGCAGCATGAATCTGCAGAACCAATACGCCGAACCGATCTGGACAAGTCTCCCGGGCAGTTGA